One segment of Stomatobaculum sp. F0698 DNA contains the following:
- a CDS encoding type Z 30S ribosomal protein S14 — translation MAKKSMKIKQARPAKFSTREYNRCRICGRPHAYLRKYGICRICFRELAYKGQIPGVTKASW, via the coding sequence ATGGCTAAGAAGTCGATGAAGATCAAGCAGGCGCGTCCGGCGAAGTTCTCCACCAGAGAGTACAACCGCTGCAGAATCTGCGGACGCCCTCACGCTTATCTCAGAAAGTACGGAATCTGCCGTATCTGCTTTAGAGAGCTCGCTTACAAGGGGCAGATCCCCGGTGTCACGAAGGCAAGCTGGTAA